A single genomic interval of Selenobaculum gibii harbors:
- the phoU gene encoding phosphate signaling complex protein PhoU, with product MPESVTRLAYIEELESLRQEISKMGAMVAEAVNNSMKALLEKDNMLAERVMSGDDFIDNINVVVEDKCMLLIARQQPIARDLRIIATGLKISTDLERIGDHAADIAKIATELDSRPFIKKIVDLPKMAEMASQMLLESIEAYRNFDIKLAEKVCNDDDVVDELYAKTFRELSKFAVDDTADMKQATQLIFVSRYLERVADHATNIAEWVIYLVTAQRIRK from the coding sequence ATGCCAGAGAGTGTGACAAGATTAGCTTATATTGAAGAGCTGGAAAGTTTAAGGCAGGAAATATCCAAAATGGGTGCGATGGTTGCAGAAGCCGTGAATAATTCAATGAAAGCGCTATTGGAAAAAGATAATATGCTGGCCGAACGAGTAATGTCCGGTGATGACTTTATTGATAATATTAATGTTGTTGTCGAAGATAAATGTATGCTATTAATTGCTAGGCAACAGCCAATTGCTCGCGATTTACGAATCATAGCGACGGGACTGAAAATATCAACAGATTTAGAACGTATTGGTGATCATGCAGCTGATATTGCGAAAATAGCTACAGAACTAGACAGTCGTCCATTTATAAAGAAAATTGTAGATCTTCCTAAAATGGCAGAAATGGCAAGTCAGATGCTATTAGAATCTATTGAAGCATATCGGAATTTTGATATTAAGCTTGCAGAAAAAGTTTGCAATGACGATGATGTCGTAGATGAATTATATGCAAAAACTTTTCGGGAACTATCAAAGTTTGCAGTAGATGATACAGCAGATATGAAGCAAGCGACACAACTTATTTTTGTATCAAGATATCTAGAGCGTGTTGCAGATCATGCGACAAATATCGCAGAGTGGGTTATCTACTTAGTCACAGCACAAAGAATTCGAAAATAA
- a CDS encoding sensor histidine kinase codes for MINIGIKNRITYSFLLLVITSLTLLGFYLLHYFYTQNLENKTQHLITNAKIIELTLEQDLYNQDKRSYIETEIRRISNTVNLRITILDAQGYVLADSWESPPTLDNHLNRTEIQGALSNEYATSTRYSDTLGQNMLYVAIPVYKNNEFIGIVRTATTLTPIENNYETIKQVILSALLCTSLLSILLGIWLTHKNTKPILYMTTQAKKIANGDLSTRIELHSKDELGLLANTINQLTSSLEEKLHQINTEAKKLSLILENMDNAVILLDASGNVIDANKQAKLIFQIKSDLFGKHSISVIGSSLLTQAANEVLHSLQPQNINITTKLNNIKQTYQVFLAPFINNDQKLTGVLSVFHDITTIQENYERQVDFVSNASHELATPLTSIQGFTETLLDGALEDPELSYKFVDIIHTEAQRMNRLIKDLLLLAKLDSAEYRSQVKKEPLSLYEILNSVKYKLSPQFQAKNQTFLLLPINTDLTLHANYDWILQVIINLGENAIKYTPNDGEIILNAWEEDRTIYISIKDNGIGIAASHLPFIFERFYRVDKARSRNAGGSGLGLSLVRFIVEILGGKIDVTSEVNKGTTFILSFRK; via the coding sequence ATGATAAATATCGGGATAAAGAATCGTATTACCTATTCTTTTCTCCTTCTCGTTATAACATCACTTACATTATTAGGATTCTATTTATTACATTATTTTTATACACAAAATCTTGAAAATAAAACACAACATTTAATTACAAATGCTAAAATTATCGAATTAACCCTCGAACAAGATTTATATAATCAAGATAAACGCTCTTATATTGAAACAGAAATTAGGCGTATAAGCAACACTGTAAATCTGCGCATAACTATTTTAGATGCTCAAGGGTATGTATTAGCTGATTCTTGGGAATCTCCTCCAACACTTGATAACCATTTAAATCGCACCGAAATTCAAGGTGCTTTATCCAATGAATATGCTACCAGTACTCGTTACAGTGATACACTGGGGCAAAATATGCTTTACGTTGCGATTCCCGTCTATAAAAACAATGAATTTATCGGAATCGTCCGCACTGCAACAACACTTACACCGATTGAAAACAATTATGAAACAATTAAACAAGTAATCCTATCCGCTTTACTTTGTACTAGTTTACTATCTATTTTACTTGGCATATGGCTTACTCATAAAAACACGAAGCCTATTCTTTACATGACTACACAAGCAAAAAAGATTGCCAATGGGGATCTTTCCACACGTATCGAACTCCATTCAAAAGATGAGCTCGGATTGCTTGCTAATACCATCAATCAGCTTACCTCTAGTTTAGAAGAAAAACTTCATCAAATAAATACCGAAGCCAAGAAGCTTTCTTTAATTTTAGAAAATATGGACAATGCAGTAATCCTGCTTGATGCAAGCGGAAATGTGATCGACGCAAATAAACAAGCAAAATTAATTTTCCAGATAAAATCGGATTTATTTGGAAAACATAGCATCAGTGTCATCGGTAGCAGTCTACTTACTCAAGCTGCCAATGAAGTCCTCCATTCACTACAACCACAGAATATTAATATTACCACAAAATTGAATAATATTAAACAAACCTATCAAGTTTTTCTCGCACCATTTATTAATAACGATCAAAAATTAACAGGTGTACTCAGCGTATTTCATGATATTACGACAATTCAAGAAAATTATGAACGACAAGTTGACTTCGTTTCCAATGCTTCACACGAACTAGCTACACCGCTTACTTCTATTCAAGGCTTTACGGAAACATTACTGGATGGTGCCTTAGAAGACCCAGAACTAAGTTATAAATTCGTCGATATTATCCATACTGAAGCCCAGCGAATGAATCGTTTAATTAAAGACTTATTATTGTTAGCCAAGCTTGATTCTGCAGAATATCGAAGTCAAGTGAAAAAAGAACCTCTTTCCCTATATGAAATTTTAAACTCAGTTAAATATAAACTATCACCTCAATTTCAAGCAAAAAATCAAACATTTCTTTTATTGCCAATAAATACAGACCTAACCCTTCACGCAAATTACGATTGGATACTTCAGGTTATCATTAATTTGGGAGAAAACGCAATAAAATATACACCAAATGACGGTGAAATCATTTTAAATGCTTGGGAAGAAGATCGAACTATTTACATCTCTATAAAAGATAATGGTATTGGAATTGCTGCTAGCCACTTACCTTTTATTTTTGAACGTTTTTATCGTGTAGATAAAGCGCGGTCTCGAAATGCAGGAGGTTCTGGGCTTGGACTATCCTTAGTTCGTTTCATCGTTGAAATTCTCGGTGGGAAAATAGACGTAACAAGTGAAGTAAATAAAGGTACAACATTTATACTCTCATTTCGAAAATAA
- a CDS encoding MGDG synthase family glycosyltransferase: protein MYANKKNFLIVTASIGSGHNRAAQAIGKEIRSKYPQANIHIVDFMSTKTAYLNMLLKEAYLAMLNLLPDLYKLLYSWSGGRLKGVSIQTLLALAMKNDMMHLIKHYQADVVICTHPFPCAAAAYIKKNNKANILLAGVITDFAIHQVWVYKEVDMYFLCNASMGALLAEKGVESWRIFDTGIPIDTSFTMKYDKHQLAKEMNLDLNIPIVLVMGGGLGMGGVKMALTALETLKMKLQVLVVAGENHNLRAELRKIAESSKHLVRVWGFSDNIQELMAVATLLITKPGALTISEALAMELPMVLSEPIPGQEKENAEYIEATGTALWVKNTNELAKIIEQVILDNEILTKMRINARFYKRPYAAKTIVEEIERYLTNSQNQVSGM, encoded by the coding sequence ATGTATGCAAACAAGAAAAACTTTCTAATCGTTACTGCATCTATTGGTTCTGGTCATAACCGAGCAGCCCAAGCGATTGGCAAGGAAATACGAAGTAAATATCCACAAGCAAATATACATATTGTAGATTTTATGTCTACAAAGACAGCATATTTGAATATGTTATTAAAAGAGGCATACTTGGCTATGCTAAATTTACTTCCTGATCTGTATAAGCTGTTATATAGCTGGAGTGGTGGTAGATTGAAGGGAGTATCCATTCAAACGCTACTAGCATTAGCGATGAAAAATGATATGATGCATTTAATTAAACATTATCAAGCAGATGTTGTTATATGTACGCATCCGTTTCCGTGTGCAGCGGCAGCCTATATTAAGAAAAATAATAAAGCGAATATATTACTCGCTGGAGTTATTACTGATTTTGCGATACATCAAGTATGGGTATATAAAGAAGTCGATATGTATTTTCTTTGTAATGCGTCAATGGGCGCTCTTTTAGCGGAAAAGGGAGTAGAATCTTGGCGAATTTTTGATACGGGAATACCTATTGATACTTCATTTACAATGAAGTATGATAAGCATCAGCTTGCTAAAGAAATGAATTTAGATTTAAATATCCCAATTGTACTCGTTATGGGCGGCGGTTTAGGAATGGGTGGCGTAAAAATGGCGCTGACAGCACTTGAAACTTTGAAAATGAAATTGCAGGTTCTCGTGGTAGCAGGTGAGAATCATAATCTTCGTGCAGAGTTAAGAAAAATTGCTGAGTCGTCAAAGCATTTAGTTAGAGTGTGGGGATTTTCCGATAATATTCAAGAGTTAATGGCAGTGGCTACTTTATTAATTACGAAGCCAGGAGCGTTAACAATCAGTGAAGCCTTAGCAATGGAATTGCCGATGGTATTAAGTGAACCAATCCCAGGCCAGGAAAAAGAAAATGCGGAATATATAGAAGCCACAGGAACTGCTTTGTGGGTAAAAAATACAAATGAGTTGGCGAAAATCATCGAACAAGTTATATTAGATAATGAAATTTTAACAAAAATGCGCATAAATGCACGCTTCTATAAAAGACCATATGCTGCTAAAACCATCGTGGAAGAAATTGAGAGATATTTAACAAATTCGCAAAATCAAGTATCCGGGATGTAA